A stretch of the Arachis stenosperma cultivar V10309 chromosome 6, arast.V10309.gnm1.PFL2, whole genome shotgun sequence genome encodes the following:
- the LOC130935555 gene encoding uncharacterized protein LOC130935555, with protein MADSSAATLRRHNSMVAPPPSKLSVPHRTSSLDSPNTNQTFELVSFNANSTSSSFYTSLRDVLPSSSSAVNSPTAASSSSISIRNRLVKHAAWAYLQPMSSSPSSSYSASSTHFLSRFSACLGSLFRRIAKIFDRILLAFRSLLSKT; from the coding sequence ATGGCTGATTCCTCCGCCGCCACACTCCGCCGCCACAACTCCATGGTGGCGCCACCGCCCAGCAAACTCTCCGTCCCCCACCGCACATCAAGCTTGGACTCTCCCAACACCAATCAGACCTTCGAGCTGGTCTCTTTCAACGCCAACtcaacttcttcctccttctACACCTCCCTCAGAGACGTCCTCCCTTCCTCCTCCTCCGCCGTCAATTCCCCCACCGCcgcctcctcctcctccatcTCCATCCGCAACCGCCTTGTCAAGCATGCTGCCTGGGCTTACCTCCAGCCCATGTCCAGCTCCCCATCCTCCTCCTACTCCGCCTCATCCACTCATTTCCTCAGCCGCTTCTCCGCCTGTCTCGGCTCCCTCTTCCGCCGCATCGCCAAAATCTTTGACCGTATACTCCTTGCTTTCAGAAGCTTACTAAGCAAAACATAA